A single region of the Triticum dicoccoides isolate Atlit2015 ecotype Zavitan chromosome 2B, WEW_v2.0, whole genome shotgun sequence genome encodes:
- the LOC119363068 gene encoding PLASMODESMATA CALLOSE-BINDING PROTEIN 3-like encodes MEAPLLVAALLLLSSTLVVSDFCVCRSEQPQAALQKTIDYACGAGADCNSIHEQGPCYNPNNVVAHCSWAANSYFQKKRAMGATCDFGGTALIISTDPSSSGCSYPSSASAAGTSTTPTGTGTGIGGTTGGTGGTFTPGAGTSTGGMGGTGTGTDTTSGATGTGFGGLGPTGTSNMDTAAAGLHTRSRAVEPAFLALLLFFLAFA; translated from the exons ATGGAGGCGCCGCTGCTGGTGGCCGCGCTGCTGCTCCTGTCCTCGACCCTCGTCGTCTCCG ATTTCTGCGTGTGCAGGTCGGAGCAGCCGCAGGCGGCGCTGCAGAAGACCATCGACTACGCGTGCGGGGCGGGGGCGGACTGCAATTCGATCCACGAGCAGGGGCCGTGCTACAACCCCAACAACGTCGTCGCGCACTGCTCCTGGGCGGCCAACAGCTACTTCCAGAAGAAGAGGGCCATGGGCGCCACCTGCGACTTCGGCGGCACCGCCCTCATCATCTCCACCGACCCAA gttcttcaggctgctcCTACCCCTCAAGCGCAAG TGCTGCTGGAACATCAACGACTCCGACCGGGACTGGGACTGGGATCGGAGGCACAACAGGGGGAACTGGAGGCACCTTCACGCCCGGTGCCGGCACTAGCACCGGCGGCATGGGAGGAACCGGCACGGGGACGGACACCACCAGTGGGGCTACCGGCACCGGGTTTGGCGGCCTGGGTCCAACAGGCACGAGCAACATGGACACGGCAGCAGCGGGCTTGCACACAAGGTCCCGAGCCGTAGAGCCTGCCTTCCTcgccctgctcctcttcttcctggCATTCGCATGA